The Lysobacter panacisoli genome includes a window with the following:
- a CDS encoding class I SAM-dependent methyltransferase — protein sequence MARIPTRPGTQGQPEIDRDAVLAFFEQRAEKIERLGPVRAVIYQDKHPDLAEHRDIAEKLAIAPLLALDGRQRVVDIGCGTGRWARTIAAECAHYHGCDASRGLVEHAQRAHEDLAHVRFSVALADQVSLSALDETIPFDRLLCSGVLIYLNDDELAAALAAFGSLMAPASRIVFREPMGMGERLTIQDHYSDDMDQVYNAIYRTQDELVEAMRAPLLERGFRIAGSGDVYADASLNNRAETRQRWLVLERDA from the coding sequence ATGGCACGAATCCCCACCCGCCCCGGCACGCAAGGGCAACCCGAGATCGACCGGGACGCCGTGCTCGCGTTCTTCGAGCAGCGCGCGGAGAAGATCGAACGCCTCGGGCCGGTGCGCGCGGTGATCTACCAGGACAAGCATCCCGACCTCGCCGAACACCGCGACATCGCGGAGAAACTCGCGATCGCACCGCTGCTGGCACTGGACGGACGCCAGCGCGTGGTCGACATCGGCTGCGGCACCGGCCGCTGGGCGCGCACGATCGCCGCCGAATGCGCGCACTACCACGGTTGCGATGCGAGCCGCGGGTTGGTCGAACACGCGCAACGCGCGCACGAAGACCTCGCACACGTGCGTTTCTCCGTCGCGCTCGCCGACCAGGTTTCGCTGTCCGCGCTGGATGAAACGATCCCGTTCGACCGGTTGCTGTGCTCGGGCGTGCTGATCTATCTCAACGACGACGAACTCGCCGCCGCGCTGGCCGCGTTCGGGTCGCTGATGGCGCCGGCATCGCGCATCGTGTTCCGCGAACCGATGGGCATGGGCGAACGGCTCACCATCCAGGACCACTACTCCGACGACATGGACCAGGTCTACAACGCGATCTACCGCACGCAGGACGAACTGGTCGAGGCGATGCGCGCACCGCTGCTGGAGCGCGGCTTCCGCATCGCCGGCAGCGGCGACGTCTACGCCGATGCCTCGCTGAACAACCGCGCCGAGACGCGGCAGCGCTGGCTGGTGCTGGAGCGCGACGCATGA
- a CDS encoding HAD-IB family phosphatase codes for MRTAYCFDLDGTVTTTEILPSIASEAGIAEEIATLTRITMDGLISFTDSMRLRTLILGQIPVPRVHEIIAQIPLDAHLQRFIAERSDDCFIVTGNLDIWIQPLLDRLGCRSFTSNARLNGSRLVLDHILDKGDAVKRIRSELGFERIIAVGDGANDVPMLREADIGMAFGGVHSPTASAVGAADFVVHNGEVLCSLLKAL; via the coding sequence ATGAGGACGGCCTACTGCTTCGACCTGGACGGCACCGTCACCACCACCGAGATCCTTCCTTCCATCGCGTCCGAAGCGGGCATCGCCGAAGAGATCGCAACGCTCACGCGGATCACGATGGACGGGCTGATCTCGTTCACCGATTCGATGCGCCTGCGCACGCTGATCCTCGGCCAGATCCCGGTGCCGCGCGTGCACGAGATCATCGCGCAGATCCCGTTGGACGCACACCTGCAGCGCTTCATCGCCGAACGTTCCGACGACTGCTTCATCGTCACCGGCAATCTCGACATCTGGATCCAGCCGCTGCTCGACCGGCTTGGCTGCCGTTCGTTCACGTCGAACGCGCGCCTCAACGGCAGCCGGCTCGTGCTCGATCACATCCTCGACAAGGGCGATGCGGTCAAGCGCATCCGTTCCGAGCTGGGTTTCGAACGCATCATCGCCGTCGGCGACGGCGCCAACGACGTCCCGATGCTGCGCGAAGCGGACATCGGCATGGCGTTCGGCGGCGTGCACAGCCCCACCGCATCGGCGGTCGGCGCGGCCGACTTCGTCGTACACAATGGAGAGGTGCTATGCAGCCTGTTGAAGGCGCTGTAA
- a CDS encoding NTP transferase domain-containing protein: MQPVEGAVIAAAGLGSRLGLGLPKAMLEIGNKTILSRLIETIEPVVPRIHVVVGYREELVIEHVARWHRNVVIVRNPDYRTTNTAWSMAMGARGIPGKTIFMDGDLVISPESFSAFVAKAARTDVLVGVTRASSEQAVFVRTHARSAEDFEIDEFSREARSEYEWANVVSGPSNLMDKVSGYVYEQLQPRLPLPAFALELSEVDTAEDLDRTRAFTQRLSG; this comes from the coding sequence ATGCAGCCTGTTGAAGGCGCTGTAATCGCCGCGGCGGGCCTGGGTTCGCGCCTCGGCCTCGGGCTGCCCAAGGCCATGCTCGAGATCGGCAACAAGACCATCCTCTCGCGCCTGATCGAAACCATCGAGCCGGTGGTGCCGCGCATCCACGTCGTCGTCGGCTACCGCGAGGAGCTGGTGATCGAGCACGTCGCGCGCTGGCATCGCAACGTTGTCATCGTGCGCAATCCCGACTACCGCACCACCAACACCGCGTGGAGCATGGCGATGGGCGCGCGCGGCATCCCGGGCAAGACGATCTTCATGGACGGCGACCTGGTGATCTCGCCCGAGTCGTTCTCGGCGTTCGTGGCGAAGGCCGCACGCACCGACGTGCTGGTCGGCGTGACCCGCGCCTCCAGCGAGCAGGCCGTATTCGTGCGGACGCATGCACGCAGCGCGGAGGACTTCGAGATCGACGAGTTCTCGCGCGAGGCGCGCTCTGAGTACGAGTGGGCCAATGTCGTGTCCGGGCCGTCGAACCTGATGGACAAGGTCAGCGGCTACGTGTACGAGCAGTTGCAGCCGCGCCTTCCGCTTCCCGCATTTGCGCTGGAGCTGTCGGAAGTCGATACCGCCGAAGACCTCGACCGTACGCGCGCGTTCACGCAGCGGCTGTCGGGCTGA
- a CDS encoding glycosyltransferase has protein sequence MTPERMSTTPSISVVIPVYRRAAQACATIDALLSQALQQSDVEIVVVDDGSGDGTAERIEATFGNRIRLLRLETNRGRAQARGHGIAHSRGERIVLIDCDCVPSTPDYLARLRAALDDGAVAATGPIRGFGDSFWDRYQRLASMRRAAQVRAGVGGIGSSANMAFVRRAYESCGGFDSRYRHYGFEDRDLLLRLSSHGRVTWVPEAEVAHMDALSMVEVGAKMREAGRHSAAMFERDHPQAYVESGYATLDARRRPALRPLAALSAPLLSGLARAVDRMTGWMLLPFAVRAQFVRIVGGLHFMQGTWQASRDTRRDER, from the coding sequence ATGACGCCCGAACGCATGTCGACGACGCCTTCGATCAGCGTGGTGATTCCGGTCTACCGCCGCGCCGCCCAGGCCTGCGCCACCATCGACGCGCTGCTCTCGCAGGCGCTACAGCAAAGCGACGTTGAAATCGTCGTCGTCGATGACGGTTCTGGCGACGGTACGGCGGAACGAATCGAAGCCACGTTCGGCAACCGCATCCGCCTGCTGCGCCTGGAGACGAACCGCGGACGCGCACAGGCACGCGGCCACGGCATCGCCCATTCGCGCGGCGAACGGATCGTGCTGATCGACTGCGACTGCGTGCCATCGACGCCGGACTACCTCGCGCGCTTGCGCGCGGCGCTCGACGACGGCGCCGTGGCGGCGACCGGGCCGATCCGTGGATTCGGTGACTCCTTCTGGGATCGCTACCAGCGTCTCGCATCGATGCGTCGCGCCGCGCAGGTTCGCGCGGGCGTCGGCGGCATCGGCAGCTCCGCAAACATGGCCTTCGTCAGGCGTGCGTACGAATCCTGCGGCGGCTTCGATTCGCGCTATCGGCACTACGGCTTCGAGGATCGCGATCTGCTGCTGCGGTTGTCCTCGCACGGCCGCGTGACATGGGTGCCGGAAGCAGAAGTCGCGCACATGGACGCACTGTCGATGGTCGAAGTCGGCGCCAAGATGCGCGAGGCCGGGCGCCACAGTGCGGCCATGTTCGAACGCGACCATCCGCAGGCTTACGTGGAGTCGGGCTACGCGACGCTCGATGCGCGGCGGCGTCCCGCGCTGCGTCCGCTGGCAGCGCTCAGCGCACCGCTGCTGTCGGGCCTTGCGCGCGCGGTCGATCGCATGACCGGATGGATGCTATTGCCGTTCGCCGTGCGTGCTCAGTTCGTGCGCATCGTCGGCGGCCTGCATTTCATGCAGGGGACGTGGCAGGCATCGCGCGACACCCGTCGCGACGAGCGCTGA
- a CDS encoding glycosyltransferase, with the protein MTRVEDGPTGERPTLLVLTSTYPRWVGDHEPGFVHELCRRLAADFDVVVVAPSAPGAATRECMDGVDVHRFRYAPAAAETLVNDGGIVGNLRRSRWKFALLPGFFAMQAWTAWRITRQRRVAAIHAHWLVPQGLICAVLRRTVWRRIPLVVTSHGSDLFALKGPVFDAMRRFVVGASAAVAVVSRGMRDALVAQVGERTPIHVAPMGVDMTSRFVPGDESRSIDEILFVGRLMEVKGLHHLVDAMPAILARRPDAFLTVVGFGPEEARLRAQVEDLGLGDKVRFVGPVAQAELPSYYRRAAVLVAPSVQLRAGDQEGLGLVTIEAMACGCPVVVSDLPTVRDAVDGTPAVRVMPGDTGAIARGVLDVLSSPATHAISPAQRATLVARFGWDAVAARYVDLLRSAMR; encoded by the coding sequence ATGACGCGCGTTGAGGACGGCCCGACCGGCGAACGGCCGACGCTCCTCGTGCTGACCTCGACCTATCCGCGCTGGGTCGGCGACCACGAGCCCGGCTTCGTCCACGAACTGTGCCGCCGCCTCGCCGCCGACTTCGACGTCGTCGTGGTCGCGCCGAGCGCGCCCGGTGCGGCGACGCGCGAATGCATGGACGGCGTCGACGTGCACCGTTTCCGCTACGCGCCGGCGGCCGCGGAAACGCTGGTGAACGACGGTGGCATCGTCGGCAATCTCCGCCGCAGTCGCTGGAAGTTCGCGCTGCTGCCCGGCTTCTTCGCGATGCAGGCGTGGACCGCATGGCGCATCACGCGGCAACGTCGCGTCGCCGCGATCCACGCGCACTGGCTGGTGCCGCAGGGGCTGATCTGCGCGGTCCTGCGCCGGACGGTGTGGCGGCGCATCCCGCTTGTCGTTACTTCGCACGGGTCGGACCTGTTCGCGCTGAAGGGGCCTGTGTTCGACGCGATGCGCCGTTTCGTCGTGGGCGCCAGCGCCGCCGTGGCGGTGGTGAGTCGCGGCATGCGCGATGCGCTCGTCGCGCAGGTCGGTGAACGCACGCCGATCCATGTCGCGCCGATGGGTGTGGACATGACCTCCCGCTTCGTGCCCGGCGACGAATCCCGTTCCATCGACGAGATCCTGTTCGTGGGCCGGCTTATGGAGGTGAAGGGTCTGCATCATCTCGTCGATGCCATGCCGGCGATCCTCGCGCGACGGCCCGATGCATTCCTCACCGTGGTCGGCTTCGGTCCGGAAGAGGCGCGGTTGCGTGCCCAGGTCGAGGACCTTGGGCTTGGTGACAAGGTGCGTTTCGTTGGCCCGGTCGCGCAGGCGGAGCTGCCTTCGTACTACCGTCGGGCTGCGGTGCTGGTCGCGCCGTCGGTGCAGTTGCGCGCTGGCGACCAGGAAGGCCTCGGGCTGGTCACGATCGAAGCGATGGCCTGTGGCTGTCCCGTGGTCGTTTCCGACCTGCCGACCGTGCGCGATGCGGTGGATGGCACACCGGCCGTGCGCGTGATGCCTGGCGACACGGGTGCGATCGCGCGCGGCGTGCTCGACGTGCTCTCGTCGCCGGCGACTCATGCGATATCGCCGGCGCAACGTGCCACGCTCGTCGCGCGTTTTGGCTGGGATGCGGTCGCGGCGCGCTACGTCGACCTGCTGCGTTCAGCGATGCGCTGA
- a CDS encoding glycosyltransferase family 2 protein codes for MRISVVLPAKNEAEGLVRTLPALRAQWPQAEVIVVDDGSTDRTAAVAAEHSARVLSSPYSMGNGAAIKRGARAASGDILVFMDADGQHDPAHIRLLLEKLEQGYDMVVGARDGSGQANLHRGFANALYNRLASWMTGHAILDLTSGFRAVRAERFREFLHLLPNGFSYPTTSTMAFFRSAYPVAYVPIPVARRVGSNSHIRPLKDGIRFLLIIFKIATLYSPLKLFVPASLTFALLGCGYYAYTFFVYHRFTNMSVLLFSAAVIVFLIGLVSEQITALTFRRDP; via the coding sequence ATGCGAATTTCGGTAGTCCTGCCTGCAAAAAACGAGGCCGAGGGGCTGGTGCGGACACTGCCCGCGCTGCGCGCGCAATGGCCGCAGGCGGAAGTCATCGTGGTGGACGACGGATCCACCGACCGCACCGCCGCGGTGGCCGCCGAGCATAGCGCCCGGGTGCTCTCGTCCCCGTACTCGATGGGCAATGGCGCGGCGATCAAGCGCGGCGCCCGCGCGGCCAGCGGCGACATCCTCGTATTCATGGATGCCGACGGCCAGCACGATCCGGCCCACATCCGCCTGCTGCTGGAAAAGCTGGAGCAGGGCTACGACATGGTCGTGGGCGCCCGCGACGGGTCCGGCCAGGCCAACCTGCACCGCGGCTTTGCCAATGCGCTCTACAACCGGCTGGCGAGCTGGATGACCGGTCACGCGATCCTCGACCTGACTTCCGGCTTCCGCGCGGTCCGTGCCGAGCGTTTCCGCGAATTCCTGCACCTGCTGCCCAACGGCTTCAGCTATCCGACCACCAGCACGATGGCGTTCTTCCGCAGCGCCTACCCGGTGGCCTATGTGCCGATCCCGGTGGCGCGACGCGTGGGTAGCAACAGCCACATCCGTCCCCTCAAGGACGGCATCCGCTTCCTGCTGATCATCTTCAAGATCGCGACGCTGTACTCGCCGCTGAAGCTGTTCGTACCGGCCTCGCTGACGTTCGCACTGCTGGGCTGCGGCTACTACGCGTACACGTTCTTCGTCTATCACCGCTTCACCAACATGAGCGTGCTGCTCTTCAGCGCGGCGGTGATCGTGTTCCTGATCGGGCTGGTGTCGGAGCAGATCACCGCGCTGACGTTCCGTCGCGATCCCTGA